TGTTGACGCTACGACTCGTTGACAATAGATTACGTATAGTTCGATAGTAAAGTTGTCATAACTCACAAGTAAACTAGTTTTAATCActgataattattgattattgtacaTACGTTTTTGGGGAACTTTATCGTTGATTCTTGATTCGGTTCATGTTTACTAATTGGAAACCACAAAGATAATTGCGAAACACGCCGAGCAACAATGCTAATGGCTAGCccgcacattatattattatctactaataGTACCCTtacttaggtactatataaaattacataggaccattcaaaataatttaataagcattatttttattttagatttacacTGAGTAATagtgaaaaatacatatttttatttataaacaatgccacccctaaaattccaaaaaaattgcCTTCCGTGCCTTCCGCCGGccctgtacctacctatcatataTGATATTCAAGACAAAATTGGGaagtataagtaaaatattaaggcCTAAGGGCAATAATTGAaagttatatatcatatatgtatcaCATATATATGATACACAATAGACAGTCAACTTGTTATAGACCCACAAACTGGATCTCATACCCAGCGGCCATTGAAATAACTTGAAACAAGGGGATGCGCTCTCatcacaattatttaatatagcattagagaaaataatatgaaatgtaaaaaataacaacttgGGAATCAATATTGGCGCCACACAAATTTATATACTAGGATTTGATGACGATTTAAACATAATTGGAGATAGTACCTATGGAAATAGTTGAGCAGAACACAAACACACTCATAGAAGGTGCCAAATCAGTCgggttaaaaataaatcaagacAAAATGAAAGTAATGGAATTACTTCCTAATGGGGAAGAAAACGTGGTTATGAATGACTATACCTTTGAGAAAGTTAAAGAGTTCAAATACCTTGGTACGACGATTACCAACAATAATGATTGGAGTACCGAAATCATAAGTCGAATACGCAAGGCAGAGAGGGCTTATTTCgcgttacataaatattttaaatcaaaattattttccagAAGAACTAAGATCAGATTGAACATGACCATAATAAGACCAATGGTAACCTATGGATGTGAAATATGGCCCACTACTATACAAttagaaaaaggtgggtaagtggatgtcgctctgctgtacagtaggttagaagtgggtcactgtataatggacagtattaaattttaattcaatgatataatatcactgtataagaaaaacgattctgagcggagacggtatatcagtctatgtaatagacatatatatatacttatctatggtattaaaaaaaattgacctataataggtacctataataaattccaaattaatcatatcataatatctattaggtacttataagttataagttataacgcgttatacatcaacaaaaaccgtggtaaaatcatagatatataatagtatactttagaagtttcaagtacccacgaataatattatacaatcacaacaaaataactaaaatagttatcctaggtttttaatatgtaatttcgtccaaatttgtacttaaaatgactataaaaataaactgtgtaaatgtattttttagattttttggtaacagaattaattacttacgtggaatcttgttttaaatttttaattcttagatacaaaaattgaacattttataaattttttactacaaaataatttttcaaattaaaatttgatctttaaatgcttataaaaaaaaattgtgcctatgtatttttaatatttttcaactgatattgtaacaatatatcaggagctttgtattaaatttatacactttttggcccaacagataaaactttattgatatttatagaaaaaaaaactaaaaaaatttaaaactgaaaatgtccgtaaacagctcaaaaagagtcaaaatattttcaaaattgtatggtgtataggaaatgcttatataaacattcaataaaaaattcatgtatctgcagttattcgtttttgaattagaacaaNNNNNNNNNNNNNNNNNNNNNNNNNNNNNNNNNNNNNNNNNNNNNNNNNNNNNNNNNNNNNNNNNNNNNNNNNNNNNNNNNNNNNNNNNNNNNNNNNNNNNNNNNNNNNNNNNNNNNNNNNNNNNNNNNNNNNNNNNNNNNNNNNNNNNNNNNNNNNNNNNNNNNNNNNNNNNNNNNNNNNNNNNNNNNNNNNNNNNNNNNNNNNNNNNNNNNNNNNNNNNNNNNNNNNNNNNNNNNNNNNNNNNNNNNNNNNNNNNNNNNNNNNNNNNNNNNNNNNNNNNNNNNNNNNNNNNNNNNNNNNNNNNNNNNNNttgacttccttatagatatttttgtttgataaaggtagataatcttataaggaatcttgtattacattttcatatcttagatttaaaaagaaaaatttttatgaatttctaactcgaaataatttgcaaattttcgtgatttttccatattttgtcattttttgaactttaaatgtttataaaaaaaaactgtgactaacgatgtttaatatttttcatctacctttgaaacaatatactaggagccttctattaaattttcaagcttttttatccaacaaataaaattttattgatatttttagaaaaagaactaaaaaaaaatggaaaatgaaaatgtccgtaaagagctcaaaataaatcaaaatattttgaaaatgttatggtgtatagaaaatgctaagataaacattcagtcaaaatttcatatatctacggtcatttgttttaaagttacaccaaaaaccaaaatcgattttctcgaaaacagattttgcataaaaattcccgtttttccttaatttttcttttgtttttcacggcgcgtttgaaaactattggaaaaattttacttttgaccccccaaagtaccaactagattcactttcctatcagaaaaggtactgttgaagaaaatccaagcacttttactgtcctaaaacgtgatgacagacacaaaaaaaaataaaaaaattaataaaaaaaaaaaaaaaaaacacacatcattgtaaaatcaatacattcatcgttccactcagaatctaaaaaagctgctagtttttgaaaataaaatactgagTAATATTTGTGATCCAATGTTTGATAGTGAGCTAAACAAATGGcgtagaagaaaaaaatactgaacTAAGAGAAATCACAGAAGTTCCACTATTAACGAGCCACATTAAGTGTCAAAGACTCAAATGGTTTGGTCATACCATGCGAAAAACAGAAGCTTCTAATACGAGAGCAGCAATCGAATGGCAACCGACGGGGAAAAAGACCAAGAGGAAGGCCTAGAAAGCGATGGATGGATGGAATAAGGAAGGACTTAGAAACATTGGAAGTGACAAATTGGGAAGATAGAGTCCAGGATCGTGACTATTGGAAAACGGTGACGGTGGCGGCcaaaatttttaaagaattgtAAAGCCAAGAAGAGAAAGAGATgtactaattaataaacaaataaaattacgacCACTCATAAGCTATATCCAGCCTATATTCTGAGCAGCCCCCCGAGATGTTCTCGGTAGCTTGCCGGCAAAACAggaaattcgaaaaaaaaaatgtttttgcatAGAATTACAAACTGTGTGGATTTTGGAGATAggtagtcgcacaaattcataTTAAGTGCCAACCGATGGCAATGTGAAAATGTTGGACATTCGTTTTTTGTAGTTGGGCAGCGCTGATGACATTTTTTGCCAGCACCGTCTGCTGCTTTTCGAAATTGCTGTTGCTATGTTAATTTCgtgtttattattgataaaaaaaaatcaatggcTACGTAGGTAGTAACTAGTTGTTATACGTGGAACGTGAATATTGTAGAAACAATGTCTCCTATTTCATAGGGCTTCATGTGCACATATTACATGTCAATGGACAATGGTgagattcaaaaaataaatagtttttatatgattataaattttgGTATTGTCATCAACAAAAACGAACAATAAGATCCACATTGTTTGCAAAGGCGCAAATAGTGTTTAGGATTTGGGGGTAGAGGGGCTGAAGATTTTAGAGtagaaatgaaattttttttatgtattcctGTGGTGTAAAATCTTTAGAATTTTTtgaggggcttagccccctaCCCCTCCCCCACCCATCAGCTGCTCCTAGGATTATTTGTAGTACTATTTTAAGTAACATATGTAGGTACTGCTGATATGCCAGAAAATAGTTTTTCAATCAACCCAATCCTCAGATATAGGTATTGTTGTTAAATGTTAACACACATTACACAAcacttaataacatttttgtttgtagcatagatttgaaaaaagttaatgttttttcttggctggtttataatataatcaactcATATTGATTCAATATTCaactactaaatttaaaatccaaataatttatctggttaattaaattaattaaaaattatattaatctaatatatttattaaaatgcaataaaacacactatttattatataaatctaattggtaattttatgatgtgatgtattattattaattttacatttatacatttattaatcatatagttatcattatttatttgtcactGTTAGAATCATTGTTGGCCACCTGATTAACTCAGGTTAGGTTGattcaattatacaaataaatattaaatacaaaaaatgaacGGTTACCTCaaatattatggttaaaaattacatttttatgttataaataactCCCTGTTTAATATAACCCTGtaataaataaaccaaataatgtTATACGTCTATACAaactacataataaattatagttaattatggCTAAAACTATTTCAAAATTAGGTCCACAGTTTTCTGCAATTATATTCTAACATGTGAGATTTCCGTTCAGTCATTATTcgctattaaataaaataaaatcaatacataatgATTAAACAGTAAAACTATACGATAACATGGAGGGATTTTCAGTCTAgaattgaattgaatttacAAGATTCAAATTGTTATCCACGGTGGTTGCTTGATTTCATGTAACGGCACATAAGTCATGTTTAATGGAAACACAATGGGCAGTTCTGTCATCATGAGTTCAGACATTTTGGTGTGTATTAAATGCCTAGAACACAGTGTAATTatcgtattattaaatattaaatttaaataaatattttaattgaaattacatattatgtcatatcataaataaatacattttaataataatttggtgtttgaagttcaaattgcaagcaaatatttttttcatttttaatgaaacaaCTTACCCAGATTTTCCAACAAGGAAACCAGCTGGGATGTTGGCAGACATTTCACTTTCATCATCAATCATGTGTATATAAGCTGTGTCATCATAAATGTTGTTGTCTGTGATAACGATAGCTCTTGCCCCAGATATTTCTGatatcacagttttttttaagaagcTACACACACtgtttgtacaatttattttaaaaatgttcatttggTGTTATTACTTcttagtgtaaaataaaatagatataattaccCTCTTTTCACAAACGCGACATTCCCTTCAAGTTGCTTTGCATTTTTTGGCATTTCGCAGCCATGGTGAGGGTCAACAAGtaccaattttgtttttttggcaGGAAACTTTTCCTTGtccttaataaacaaaaaataaatcatattccATATCGTCACACTATGAAACACTAATTTTGACCAAATTTGAGTTTATTAGTTAAaggtaattatttacaaaaggGATGCCAAAGCTTTTGGCCGGTCTTATGCGATATGTATACTGTAGTTCTGGAGGATGAGTAatctcaaaaaatatatcacCACCGTATTCGAATTCTTTTATATCGACAATGGTCATGTCTCCATTTGTGACTGGAAAAAAAGTATGAAAACATACATTAATATGccatattattgtaactatcgatattgataaaatttaaataactggaCGCCGAGGAGCttacaataaatgttaaaaaccaACAAGACGCATAGCAGAAAAGTGTTAACGATAAAGACAGCTTTTCGTATTGAAATCATTTTCGTCACTACGGCACAACAGCTAACAGAACGGTTCGTCGATGTACAACTCTAAAGCGATCGCGTCCTTTTTCGCGAGCATTTTGAACATATGTTAGCATTCTATAACCCGAgtggttaattattattcagtattcattaagcaaacaaaaaaaaaccaaacaaaaccTTAAACAAATGAAACACACACACGATGGTTGTACcacagactatattattatttgactataGTGTGGTTATACCATAGAACGATGTTGTATGATACACGTTAGGACGTGCCGCGATGGTTATCATGTTCATTATCACCTTATCGTGGCACTTTGCCAAATAATTTGATAACGCCTATGCGTTATCTCTGCTGGCGGATGCGCCAAAGACgtcattatgatattaatttattattaataataattattattattaatatgtctataggGATGCACGATACGCGATggtaaaaatattggaaaaacgATCTCGGAAAGTCGGAAACATTCTGCAGTCTGCACTCTGGATCCGATAAATCATAATTGTAATGACAAGTTTATTCAGCGGTCCGCTCCAGTTAGTGGTGCAAAAACTAAAGGcgaaaaaatttagaaaatagttatatataggtTGGTaatcattcaaattatttaggAACCTACTGcccatatacatattaattaatatacctaatataataatattaatatatttataaatatttattaaaatgtctatggtaataccattgattaattattatgaatattcatgaatactagtattcataatcaatagtacctactacaaatatttgcaaaaaataattatgaaattcgTATGTGGAGGTAATGGCCGGGTAATAGATACGTGCTTACAATTAAAATAGAACTAGTAGGCTAtcgattttagatttttaatattttatttaggtaggtaaattggttttaaagtattttttaaccatttaatGCGTATTTAGCTATAtaggcagtggcgtagccagggggggttAGGGTGTTCCCCCCACCCtcattgacattttccctcctaataaatatattttttatagggttcgggacttcttgcaagttataaatttgtcttatgaaatggtgaaattaaatactaagtttgaatttgcatatttgtgtattttttaacttaaatgtacatacaattgtcgggaaaaattatatttggataacattgaaaaatatcttaagaaaatattatgtttggttaggtacaatagacgataattttgagatttggggaggccgaagcctaataccatactattataagattgaataagcttaaaaaatttaagtaaattttaaataaatgttaagtaaaaaggtcggagggctgttaaagttgttggtagagcttggctacagttggccctatgtttgcatatgtaagatttcataaatctctttgtgacaaaacagtgtttaaactataattgacatctagattgtagattgtacctTCAGTAGATACGTATTCGTTTATCACAGTGTTCGCATACCacgttatttgttattacctatttattaacttagtattgtatgccagtatttttaaaaattaagttgttatttatttatttatcaggtttatatacctacttattttttagattgCAATTGTGTTGTAAGCGGATAAAACCTATCGCTAACTAGGTATTCGCTTAGTGTGTATTCAGCTGTTCAAATGCAACTTCAGATATCTACGAAAAACTCGTAAACATTTAAgtcccaaataataatattcaagaattacaatgaaataactaaaatcgatatttttcgaTTAAACATCTAGTtccgtctaaatttgaacttcagatgtttatgaaaaaacttttaaaatatattttttagattttgaaatttCAGTTTTGTTTTCTGAGGTCAAGATCTCGGTGGGTGGATAGTCTCGCAGGGGATATCCGATATTGTCCAGTGCATATATCAGTGGCGGATTTAATGGTCGCCAAATGCCAACGGGACCCCCTCCTAAATTGTGCACTGAGGGccacctaaattataaaattgatttttttttaaattttaaccaaaaaaaaaaagtatacttcaaactggaatataatatacgatataccattgttttaataataaaataatttaagtatataggaatacttcaaaagtagaaaatattaaaagttcttCAACGTCAACAACAATtcttcaacaatttaaattcgataatttgtattgataatcaaaaaacaataaaattgataagatattaaaaaaaaaaaataccttttttgtatcatttattAAGTTTGAAgttatagttatgacttatgaatttCATATTCATTATATCACACGGTGCTAtaattcaagtaaaaaaaattactacgtcaacccccccccctcaaatcCACCACTGCGGCACACGTTAACTCGCTGACGGAAAATGTACTAATTATTGCTGAACGCTTGGACGTAACAACAAAATCGTGTACAAAGCCGTGCCGGTATACTGCACATTtgcacttaatattatattaatacacaaataggtacatattttgtttttatataatggtatacCTACAGTCGCAGTGTCGGACTGGCTCGAAAAGGCCCAGTCCGCGATTTGGAAAAAAGGGTCCCCAATAGACAAATAGAAAATGCTTTATTTAGatcagaaaaaaatacgtacctaactaaaattcaatcattcaatatatttactgattttactttattttaaatatagaaattatattgagtatattctCAAATACGAAGACATTTTCTAAAGACCCAAAGTGAATTTACTACAAGAGACCCATCGGactgtttttattaccaaaCAAGGAATATCCCACCTATCCAGGTATCCAACTTTCAAATTACGCCATTGGGGCGTAGCCCCTACACTAGCTACACCATCTGtgacatcaaacattataaagaaaaacaccGATTCAAATTGTGTCAAATTGTGCACGAGTAcaatactattgtctattaatatcaaaatatataataattcagttacaaTCANNNNNNNNNNNNNNNNNNNNNNNNNNNNNNNNNNNNNNNNNNNNNNNNNNNNNNNNNNNNNNNNNNNNNNNNNNNNNNNNNNNNNNNNNNNNNNNNNNNNNNNNNNNNNNNNNNNNNNNNNNNNNNNNNNNNNNNNNNNNNNNNNNNNNNNNNNNNNNNNNNNNNNNNNNNNNNNNNNNNNNNNNNNNNNNNNNNNNNNNNNNNNNNNNNNNNNNNNNNNNNNNNNNNNNNNNNNNNNNNNNNNNNNNNNNNNNNNNNNNNNNNNNNNNNNNNNNNNNNNNNNNNNNNNNNNNNNNNNNNNNNNNNNNNNNNNNNNTATTGCACAGCCCAAAGGTTTCTCTTTATAAGCGGTGAAAATGTTGTTTCTTcgttatgactgtagccttctcggttctttgcCGTGGCAAAACGTTTTTGCTATGCTATTGGTTtgccgtacgtgtgtaaggcggagacaacatatgcgggtgtgacgtcctcttaaaagccACAAAAATTGTACACTATTTATAGacaatgatacatatttgtatatagacagctattaaattcgtagaatgacaatctcattattttaataatattattgagaacttctcaagattgtaaacaaaaatacgttttctgatttgaaaaaaaaaatatttgtttcgtattttttatttactctaatcaaaaaataataatattaataggtacaaaatcagGGGCCCCCAATTACAATAAAGAAGCCGGGGCCCCGTCCGGGCTAGTCCGACTCTGTACATTCGGTATCTACAGTCTCACGTATATGGTACAATCGAATGTACCCGGGGTTGGGTGTATCTTCGATACAAGTATCAATAAGATACgtatcttgtatcttgtatctcgaTACAATTATATGGAGTATAGAGTATCTTGTATcgcgatacatttttaaactatgcatcgagtatttcacaaaataattttgtcaaaaaatactcgatactttgaaaaattaattttataggattATTTTTACTCGTCCATCTACCAACCGCGACTGTTTGATTAtgttttagtataatactatataactataatatgtgtaaaataatatgcgcgttgaatttaaatttataaatccataatttaATTGCAGTTCAacttgtactaaattttttttcaatctatcagccatattattaagttatatctgTGTACTGTGACGCACCACACATACACGTTGAATGGGACTTAACGTCTTTACCGGACGTCCGTACCTACATTAGATATCCTTATCCGTAATCTATACGACTGTACAAAGTACATAGTGCATCAGTGGCATAGTGaactttaaatcaaaatatggaagccaacaaattatttatgacctaccccaccctattccaactgatgtatacgatactcatatgctcaaataggggGGTGGGGAGCAcccaaaataatcattatatactATTCGATATGAtggtattatctataatatatttttattattatttatttattttatttaacgattgacttattataatatacgtatttatactTACGCCTACTAATACCGGCTATgactattttttcaaatgtaggtACCGAGTATCGAGTATTgagtatctaaatatttaaaatgtaagtatcgaGTATCCAGtatctaaatacttaaaatgtaagtaccaaccgagtatctagtatctagtatcgcgatactgattttttaatatcttgCCCATCCCTGAATATACCTTCACTAGGAAATGAACAAGCGtacattttattacctacattacgTAATGTAGGGGAAAGCAGGGTATTACCGTATGTGGGGCAAAACCGTATAATCGagattttatcattgatatcaTGGAGGAAAATTGAACACACTGATTTGAagctttttgtttgtttatttattgaatatgataattCGTGTGTATAGACATcacatattggaaaaaaaatattttaagtgtttttaatcaattattaaaatattttcaaatatttaacaaataaaaaatagtattaaaaaaaattgtacagatatgtttttattattattcaataccttATTAAGTGTAATTTGCATTTCTAGTTtggatacattaatttatctgcttaaagtttattataaatctcgatttattttaatatcatgttGGGGCAAAATCGTATGATTATACCACAGGACTACATACGGATTTACCCCAGGTGTGGGTAAAAAAAAGCAAAACacaaattacacacatttttagataaaaaacgtaaaaaagtttcaaataaaagttatagaccgtaagtttttctatgtatataagtttaaaaaaattgcattatgttaaaaattacatgattTATAAAACATGGAATCTTAACCATACGGTACTGCCCCGCCTTCCcctaggtaataaaataaaaaaaatccggccaagtgcgagttggactcgcgcacgaagggttccgtaccaagTAATTGAAATCGAAATCGATGTTTCCGAAATCCATcacgtttttattaaatgtattaatacatttttatttacaaaataaacaaaataatttttatattaacaaaataattacaaaataaacaaaatttataagatAAATGGTTTGTCTGTGCCCTTGGCAACGACTTAAAACGATTCACTATAACtctgtattgaaatttatagaacga
This portion of the Acyrthosiphon pisum isolate AL4f chromosome A1, pea_aphid_22Mar2018_4r6ur, whole genome shotgun sequence genome encodes:
- the LOC100302384 gene encoding uncharacterized protein LOC100302384 gives rise to the protein MISIRKAVFIVNTFLLCVLLVFNIYFTNGDMTIVDIKEFEYGGDIFFEITHPPELQYTYRIRPAKSFGIPFDKEKFPAKKTKLVLVDPHHGCEMPKNAKQLEGNVAFVKRGVCSFLKKTVISEISGARAIVITDNNIYDDTAYIHMIDDESEMSANIPAGFLVGKSGHLIHTKMSELMMTELPIVFPLNMTYVPLHEIKQPPWITI